The genomic DNA AAAAACACCGCAGCAGTTAAACGATATTTGTCCTCGAATTACTTGACATATACAACTGCGAGGAGCGGGAGCGACGCGGCAGTCTGAGTTTTTTGCCTTTTCATAAATCATCCCCTGCCCTCCTTTGTCAAAGAAGAGTGTTTTGCACTCAGCTGCAACAGCTTCCCCCTTTTATAAAGGGGGACCGGAGGGGGATTTAATACGCCCTGAGTCAAGCCCCGCCGCAAGCTAAAACTTCACAACCTTCGGCGCATTTTTAGCAAACTGCGGCATTGTCATGCCGATTGTAGCGTTAATATATGTCGGGTCGGTTACTGTGTAGCGTTTGCCCTCAAAGGAAACATAGTCCCCTTTCACATTGGATTTAAATGCCACTGCCGCCGCGATATGTCCCGGATAGTCCAGAAAAACCGTATCAAGCTTAAGAAGCTGTCTCACAAGGTACGTGAACAGTATGCTCCTGTCCTCGCAGTCGGAGTACGGGTAATAGATTGTCTCCATGGCAAAAAGGAACTTCTCCCGCCCGAACTGCTGGTCGTCTGTGGCGTATTTGAAGGCTGTCTGCACAAATTTCAGGATGATGTTCACCGCCTCCTCATCGCTCTTGCCTTTGATAATCGGCGTAAGCTGAGCCAGAAGCGGCTTGCCGGCCCAGTCGGGAAGCCCGGCCTCTCCGTAAAGGCTCACATCTGTCTGCGGGTGGTATTTCAGGTAAACTATATCATTCATGTTATAAGGAACTTTAATGTTGAAAGTCTGCCCGCCGTAGGTGAAGCTCAGGCTGCGCTCTGAAACTTTCCTGCCGAGGTCGGGGTAGTCGGTCATACGGAAATCCATAGCCCTGTCTGCCTTCGGGTAGCTTTTTTCATAGGTGTATACACTGCCCAGATTATTTATAAATCCGTCTGCGGAGACAGCGTAATATCTTTTGTCGTTAAGCGTGAAGAACGAAACTCCGTAAAGTCTGGTATTTGCCGGAACAAGAAGGTAAACGTTCTCCTTGTCATAGGCGGTTCTTGTTTCATATCCGGCTTTGCTGAGTATGAACCATGTGAGCAGAACCTTGCCGTTTCTGTCGGCTGCTATTTTACCGGAGGCCTCACTGACAAGGAGAATGAAACCCCAGTCGGTCATTTTGAGATCTTTTCTGTATTTAAGCAGGTTATTCATCAGGGGTTCATAGTCAGCCAGAGCTGCCTTTTCCCAGAATTCGCCCAGTTTGCTGCCGCTGAGGGGAGCTTCCGCGCCAAGCTGGAGCTTGGTATCATAGCCGACTTTTATGGGGCTGCCGAAGAAGACAAACTCAAGAGCCCTCCCCTTGATCGCAGGGGGAGCAACAACCACAGGCGCAGGAACAGGAACCGGAACAGGCTGAGGGATTACAGCCACATCAGGCTGAGGTTTCGCAACCGGTGCAGGTTCAGGCTTTGCCACTGGAGCAGGTTCAGGCTTCGGTTCAGGTTTCACGATCGGTACAGGCACAGGTTCGGGCTTCGGTTCAGGCTTCACGATCGGTACAGGCACAGGTTCGGGCTTCGGTTCAGGCTTCGCCACAGGAGCCGGAGGGGCGGGAGGAACGGGTTTTGCAGGTTCAGGAACCTCAACAGGTCTGGGAGGTGTGGGTTTCACCACCGGAATGGGAGCTTTTTCCACATGCGGCGGCGCAACGGGTATTTTGATCGGCTTAGGTTCGTCAATCTGCTTGACGGGCTCCTCGGTCTCGACCCTGATCCACATCTCTTTCAGAAATGCAGTAAATTCCTTGTCCCTTTCATCCTTAAACTGCTGGAACTCGTCCATCTGCGATTTCATATATTCTTCAAAAGTCTCAGCTTTTATAACTGAAAAAGTGGAAAACACCGTAAGAACTATTAAGGCTGTCCTGCCGAAATGCATAGTTTCCTCCTGACTGGTTAAGAAACCTGAATATAAAATATATTATACAGCTAAAATAACCCGCGGGTGATAGAAAAGTACAGGTAAAAGGAACAAAAAACGCTCCCGGAAAACGGGAGCGCCTGATGCTGAGAATTTATTTGAAGGATATTTCTATAATTTCGTATTCGATTTCGCCGCCGGGAGCCTGAACAATAGTCTCATCGCCGACTTTTTTATTCACAAGCGCTCTGGAGAGCGGAGAGAGGATAGAAATTGTTCCGCTGCTGATGTCCGCCTCGTCCGGCCCGACTATCTTGTAGGTTTTTCTTTCTTCTGTATCAACATTTTCCACTGTTACAGTAGCGCCGAAAATAACCTTATCGGAGGAGAGCGAAGATATATCTATAACGTCGAACCTGCCGATCTTGCCTTCCAGCTCGGCTATACGCGCTTCTATCATACCCTGCCTTTCCTTGGCGGCATCATACTCGGCGTTTTCGCTTAAGTCACCGTGGCTTCTCGCCTCGGCTATAGCTTCAACAGCTTCCTTTCTTTCAGTCGTTTTGAGCCTTTCCAGCTCTTTTTTGATCTTTTGAAACCCTTCTTTTGTTATCGGGATTCTTTCCATTGCCATCCTCCGAAAGTTTCCTGCCGGTGACGAAGGTGTTAATATAGCCGTCATTGAATCTAATTTCAAGTTCATCTTCGAGATGGACGTCTTTTGCCTTCCTGACCAACCTGTTGTTTATGCTTACCAGCGCATAGCCTCTTTCCAGAGCCTTTTCGGGGCTGACCCCGCCGAGCCTCGCGCTGAGGAGCTCAAGTTTCTGTTTATTTTCCTTTAATGCGTCCAGCGAGAGAGTTTTAAGCATCCTCAAAGCGCTGTCCGTTCTGTTTTTCATTCTTTCCAGCCGTATGCCCGGATGGTGTTTTCTTATCACCCCGGCGCAGGTGTCCAGCTTTCTGGAAACGCCGAAAAGCCTTTCCTTCATCTTCGAGGCTATTTTCTGCTCACGCGCACCCAGCATATTCTTAAGAGAGGCTATCTTAGCCGCAGGGGAAGAAGCTCCCAGCCTGCGCCCCAGAAAGTCCATCCGCTGGTTTAAGCGGTTGAGCCTGTTCTCCATGAATGAGCCGAGCCTGCCCTGATAAACCGCAATCTCTTTTTCTCTGACAGCGTAGCCCTCAGAAAGTTTGACCGCAGCCGCAGTGGGTGTGGCGACCCTCAGATCCGCCGTGAAGTCGCATATGGAGAAATCTCTCTCATGCCCGACAGCGGAAATACACGGAACCTTCGTCGCCGCAACCGCTCTGGCTACGTTCTCCTCGCTGAAAACAGCCAGGTCCTCAAGCGAGCCGCCGCCGCGCATAAGCACAACTGCATCATACACCTGCGTAAGGCTTCCCGCCGTGTTCAGCGCCTTTATAATAGGCAGCGCCGCTTCCTTGCCCTGAACAGGCACAGGCCATATATCAATCACAAACCTGCCGCCGGTCTTTTTTGCGGTGGTTATAAAATCCGTAACAGCCGCACCCGTGGGTGAGGTTATAAGAGCTATGCGCTCCGGCAGTTCGGGAATATTCTTTTTGCGGGCTTCGTCAAAAAGCCCTTCGGCCTCAAGCCTGCGCTTGGTTTCCTCAAACTTCTGCCAGAAGAGCCCCACGGAGTCGTACTCAATCTTCCGGGCGATGATCTGGTATGCCCCGTCAGATTCGTAGAGCTTAAGCTCCCCGGTCACCTCAACGGAATCTCCGTTTTTGGGCGTGTATGAGCGGGCGGACACGGCGGCGTTTTTGAACATAGCCACCCTGATCTTCGCCTTGTCGTCTTTCAGTGAGAAATACAGATGCCCTCTGGGTGAAACAGAAAAACCTGTTATCTCCCCGCTGATGGTGACTGTGTCCCTGAAAGTGCCCTCAAGCAGATTTTTAATTGCTTCGGTTATCTCCGTTACTGTGAACCGCTTCATTGCCTATAATATAAATGTCCTCATCCGGTGAGCGCATATTAAGCTCTTTTCTGATGAGAAGCTCCAGATATTCCTTATCTTTTTTTATTGCTTCAAGCTCTTTCTGAAGGCTCCTGATCTTGGAATCCATCTCCATAATCTGAGCTTCATAAGTGTTTTTGAGCCCTACCAGCTCCCTGTATTTCAGCACGCCGTTGTGGCCGAAAAAAAGGTAAAGCACAAGTCCCGCTATCAGTGCAAAGTAAATTAAGCCTGCTTTCATGGTTTTTTCGCCTTCTGCTCCACAATTCTCGCCGCAGCCTGTCTCAGTGTGGCGGGCACTTCCTTTGAACGGGAAATATACTCGACATCCTGAAACATAAGCCTGCCCACCAGCCCCATTGTTATATCCAGAGGGGTTTTGGGGTTTCTGACTATGGCGCTGATGATAGTATAACTTTTCATCCATTCCTTGTTCAAGGCAACTTCGCGGAAAATATGCTCCGACGTGCTTTTGTTCTTCACAAGGAACTCAACCTCATCCTCGGTCATTCTGGGATTGCGCATAACGGCAGATGAAATCTGCTTGTTAGGACTGCGAACCAGCAGCCCGCGCGCCTGTTTGTTCCCTTTGGAGGCAAGTTTTATCTTCTGGGCAATGCTCATTTTCTGAATCTGCCCGTAGAGGTTTTCCTCAAGCTCTTTTTTGGTCTCAAAATCCGGCTGCCAGCCGGATATGCCCGTAACTCTCGCCGCTGTATGATCGCTGAGAAACGGGTTTTTCAAAAGAAGCACCGCCAGAGACGGTTCATCCACCAGAATATCAGCATCCGCCAGATTTTCCAGAATCTCTTCCTCCGCGGACTGGGCAAATGCAGTGAAAATATCCGTCCGCAGACCCTTATTCGCCGCAGCAGCCGCAAAAAACTCCGGCGAATTTTTCATCATCCGGCAAAGGAAAATGAACAGATCACCGCTGAGTGAAGGCTCCGTGCAGAGCGCTCCGTAGAGATCCGCTCTGTCCTTAAGCCATTCAAACATGGGCTTTGCAAGGGTTCGCCGCTTCTCCAGAACGCACTTCACCCACAGAGGCTCGTCCCCTGCGGGTACTCGGTTTTCCGCAAAAATTATTGATGCAGTGCCGTCATCCGTTTCTGAAGTGAGAAACGAAGAAGTGGAAATCTCCATCATGCCCTCTGCCGCAATATATCTATTCAGATGAACCAGCCGCTGCAGTCTCTGCGATCAGGTGGTTTCGCATTTTCTCAAAAAACTCCAGCGCCTGCGGAAATGTGTAGTCCTGAAAGGTCCACGGCAGAGGCTGATAGGCGTTTTTTCTTCTCTGAAGCTGAAGGTCGGCATAAATTCTGCCGCCTATGTATATTCTGTGGGTAAAATTCTTTGTGCTGGCAGCGACAACTTTTTCAAGCGCCACATAACCGGGATCTACGTTTATAAATCTTTTTCCGTCCCTCATAAGGCTGTTTTCAAGCTCCACAGCCTTAATCTTGAACTCCGCCAGTCTCTCCGGCGAATCTATAACCTCATACCCTGCGAAATATTTCGACTGTGGTCTGCCCATTTCCGGGGTGTAGTATTCCGTATGGCTGAAATCAAACTCAGGAGACTTAAATAAGGGCTTCCCGAAGATACTGACGATGGCGGCATCAGGCTCAGGGAAATATTCCCTGTTGTACAGAACCGCGTTAAAATAAATAACCCTTAAAGGTTCTCTGAAACCGCCGCCGAAAACCATCAGGCCATTTCTATTTCGTCGATTTCCTCGGAAGGCTCGATAGTTGACACTGCGTGTTTGTAGATCATTTTCTGGGAATCATCCTTCAAAATGATCACAAAGTTGTCGAACCCCTTTATAAGTCCTTCTATCTTGACTCCGTTAACCAAATAAATAGTCACAGCGATGCGTCTTTTCCTGATATGGTTAAGAAAAACATCCTGAATGTTGACTTTTTTGCTCATAATACCCCCAGGAGTAATAATAACGTTAATTCACAAGTATAAGTCAGGGTTAATTTTTTTTCAAGTCCAATAATCGCGTATGAATGCGGAAAGCTGGTCTGAGTTTTTGTCATCCCCTGCGCGGAGTTTAGTCAGTCCGTCCATATGCCCGAACCATGTAACCTGCCGCTTGGCGAAGTTGCGGGTCTTCTGCTGAACAGATGCCAGAACCGAAGGAAAATCAGCCTCCCCCTTCACAAGTGCCGCAGTTTCGCGATAGCCTATCGCCTTAAAGGACTGCATGTTCTCGTTATAACCGCAGCCCAGCAGGTTTTTCACCTCATCCGCCCAGCCCGCATCAAACATCTTCACAACACGTTCGTTTATGCGGGCATACATCCGCTCACGTTCATCCGTTATAATAAAGACGGAATATTTATGCTTCGGGTTAACATGAAAAACTCTCTGCGCCTCACGAACATTCATTTTGCACAGAGCATTTATCTCAAGCCCACGGATTATCCTTGTTTTATCGGACGGAGGGACGGATGCGGCAAATTCAGGGTCAACAGACTTAAGCCTTTCATGCAGAAGGGCAAAGCCGTGCTTTCCTCCCTCTTCCTCCAACGCGGCTCTGAAATTTTCATCCCGCTCCGGTGCACTGAAAATCCCTTTTATGAGAGTTTCCGCATAGAGCCCTGTTCCGCCTGCGATGACAGGCAGCCTGCCACGTGAGATTATATCATCAATCAGCTTTTCCGCATGCTCAAAAAAATCACCTGCGGAGTAGGTCTGGTCAGGGTCAAGAATATCTATGAGGTGATGGGGAACCGCCGCAAGCTCCTCACCGGAGGGCTTGGCAGTGCCTATGTCCATGCCTCTGTAAACCTGATAAGCATCAGCGCTTATTATCTCTGCATTATGTCGGAGCGCAAGCTCTATGGCCAGTGCGGTTTTGCCCGTGCCTGTTGCCCCTGTTATTATAGGAATAATCATCTGTTGAATTTCCTGAACAGGGTTTCCTTGTCCAGTGAGTAGGTTATAGGCCTTCCGTGCGGGCATGTATGCGGGTTGGAGGTTTTCAGCAGGTCAGCCATTATCCTGTCCATTTCGGGAAATGTGAGCTTCTCCCCCGCCTTGACCGCGCATTTGCAGGACATGGTGAGGATTCTGGAATCCTCCTGTCTGCCCTTGGCGCACTCTGCCATTTCGGAGAGCATCTCCCTTATTTCCTTCTCTATGTTGCGTTTGAGAATATCCGCCGGAACACGGACTATTTTCAGGCTGTCAGTACCGAAAACTTCAAGCCCGAAGCCGAAAGCAGCCAGATCCTCCGCATTCTCCTCAGCGGCTCTGAGCTCTTCCGCATCCGCCTCCATAACCATAGGTTCAAACAGAACTATGGAAGGTATGTTCACATTTTTTTCGTTGAGGAACTTCTCATAAAGCACACGCTCATGCGCCACATGCTGATCAACGAAGAACACGCTGCCGTTCATCTCGCATATTATCAGCGAGTCAAACGCCTGACCGATTATGCGGTAGGGGCGTTCTTCGTATACTGGCTTCTGAGCCTGAGGATGTTCCCTGTATGTATTTGAATAACTTGGCTTTTCCTGAACTGTCTCCATAACGGAGGTTATGTCGAAGGTGGGTCTGGCTTCCGCCACAAAATATTCCTTCTGCTCTGATGGTTCCGCACCGAACCAGTCGGGCATGACATTCACGGCGGTATCTTCCTGTCCGGCGGGTGCATTTTTCTTATTATCGAGAGTTTCCTTAACGCAGTCATGAACCATGCCGAAAATATCCCGCGAGTTCAGCATTTTAACAACAGCTTTGGCAGGATGCACGTTCACGTCCACATCCTCCGGACGCACCTTTATCTCCACTGCGCAGGCAGGGTATCTGTTTTCGGGAATGAGCCTGTGGTAAGCCTGAACAACCGCCTGAACAACTGCGGCATCCTTCACCACACGCCCGTTAACGGCGACTATCATCGCGTCTCTTCTGTATCTCTGCACTGTGGGGAGGCTGGCTGCCATGCGCACGAAAACGCCGCTGTACTCCTTCTCTCCGTAAATAAGTTCATCCACACCCAGAGCGGTTTTTGCCTTAAGGAGAAAGCTTTCATCCCGCCCTGCGGAAAACACTTCCTTTGAATTGCTTTTAACACGAACGGACACACCGTCGGTAAAAACAGCAAACTGTTTAACAAACCTGATTATTTCACGTTCAAGCCCCTGCGGGCTGCCGAAAAATTTCAGCCTTGCGGGAACATTGCGGAAAAGTTCCTTCACTGCCACGCATGTGCCCTGAACGGACGGAGCGGGACGCAAAGGTTCCGCAGCGCCGAACTTCACGCGGAGCTCGTTCCCCTCGCCTTCTCTGGCACTCATTATGGAAAAATCGCTTACGGATGATATGGCGGCAAGGGCTTCGCCCCTGAAACCGTAGGAATGTATGTTCCAGATGTCGTCGATGTCTCTTATTTTGCTGGTGGCGAACCTTTCAACGGCGGCGGGCAGATCCTCCTTAAGGATTCCCCGCCCGTTGTCGGTTATACGGATGAGGGACAGCCCCCCCTCCTCTATTTCAACGGAAATGCTGTCTGCGCCTGCGTCAACTGAGTTTTCCATCAGTTCCTTCACGGCATTCAGCGGCTTTTCCACCACCTCGCCCGCCGCAACCTTATTCGAAACGCTTTCGGGGAGGCGGATGATCTCTTTCATCATTACTCCGCGAAAACACCCATGTTGCGGAATTTTTCGTATCTCTGCTCAAAAACCTGTTTAGGTGAGAGAGACTTAATCTCTTTAAGATGGCGGGCTATCACACCTTTGAGGGTATGAGCCGTCTGGTGATGATTTCTGTGGGCCCCGCCGAGGGGTTCGTTTACTATTTCATCAATCACTTCAAGCTCTTTGAGATCCTGAGCGGTGAGTTTCAGAGCCTCAGCCGCACGCCCGGCGTAGGAGGCATCCTTCCAGAGGATAGACGCGCAGCCTTCGGGGCTGATGACTGAATATGTGGAATGCTCAAGCATGAGAACACGGTTGCCCATAGCTATCGCCAGCGCCCCGCCTGAGCCGCCTTCACCCGTGATTACGGTAATCATGGGTACTGTAAGCTCAGCCATAACCATAAGGCTTTTGGCTATCGCCTCAGCCTGTCCTCTTTCTTCCGCCTCTATTCCGGGATAAGCTCCGGGTGTATCAACAAATGTTATTACCGGTCTGCCGAATCTCTCAGCCATATCAAACATCCTCTGCGCCTTGCGGTAGCCTTCGGGACTTGCCATACCGAAGTTCCTGCGGATGTTCTCCTTTGTGTTGCGCCCCTTCTGGTGGCCTATTACCATCACAGGAGCATCATTAAAATTCGCCATGCCGCACACTATAGCCTGATCATCCCTGAACAGCCTGTCGCCGTGAAGCTCCAGAAAGTCGGTAAACATAAGCTTGATGAAGTCAAGGGTATAGGGGCGTTCGGGGTGGCGCGCCACCATAAGCTTCTGTGACGGCGTAAGACGCTGGTATATATTTGCTTTTACTCTCTCAAGCCTTTTCTGGAGAGAGTCCATCTCCTTCTGCATTTCAGAGTCGGAGAGGGAGGACATATTCTTTATTTCGGCTATCTTATTTTCTATCTCAATAATCGGGGCTTCAAAATCCAAGGGCGCTGCCATTACTACACCTTCCTTAAAATATTGCGGACTGTGCCTGTCCGTATTTGAATTTTTGTATATTTCTTTGCTATGCTGAACCTTTATAACTGCATAACAGTTCAGCATAAAAAAGATAACTTAAATACAAATCAGTTTTGCCTATCCGCAGTATCGACTGTTTATATAAGCGTTAAACCTGACAACTGCAAGACAAATTTATCGGGTCATAATTCGCCCCGCAACAAGGAAATCCTGCGGAAGTGCTTCTCCCGCAGGATTTTATATTCAAGGCCTTCTCTATTTGAATGTTTCGATGGCAAGGTCAAACATTGGGGGTTTAAATCCGCCTATAAGCTTGCCGTTGAAGTAAAGCGCAGGTGTTCCGCTGACGCCCATAGCCTGTGCGGCCTGCATCTGCTCAGCGATTTTTCCGACTGTTGCATTGTCATTTACAAGTGCTTTAAAAGCAGCAGCATCAGCAGTTTTAGCAGCAAAGAAATCTATAATTTCCGCATCTGTTTTCGCATCGAAATCAGGGGTTGTGCTGTAGAGATCATCATAGAAATTGGCGTTCTGAGCCATTCCCGCTTCAAACACTCTCGCGTAAAGCTCTGCTTTCGGGTGGAAAGCGAGGGGGAAGTGCATAAAGTATATTGCGACATCCTTTCCTGCGAGTTTTTCTTTCAGGTACTCATGTGTCCTTCTGCAGTAGGGGCACTGAAAGTCGCTTACTTCTACAATGTAGTTTTTAGCGTCTTTATTGCCGTATGCGAGGGTCAGCTTGCTGAGGTCAATGTTTGCGGGGGGAGTGTTCTTGAAAACAAGCTTATCTTTAATCCCTGTGCCTGTAGCAACTTCTGTAATGTCGGGAATGATGTATTTTCCATCGGTAAATACATACTGCTCCTGGCTTCTTTCAGCATCTTTGAACGTAAGCTTAACAAATTTGAGCGCCTCAACACCTTCCACAGGTTCGATAACTTCAACTTCGTAGGTAACATCGTTCATGTTTTTGGAAGTGAAAAACTTGCCGAGATTTTCCTTCATAACTGCGGAAACGTCCGCCTCAGGCTTCGCGGTTTCCTTCTGTGCGCCGCATGCTGCGAGTGAAACAAGCAGAAGAACGGCCAAAATGCACTTTTTCATAATTCAAAGCTCCTTTTAATATAGATTAGTAAAACTAATCCTAAAGACAGCAAAAGTTACCACAGGTTCCGAAAAAAGTCTAATTAATAACAAAAATCCCGCGTCCTGCGGGATTTTTGTACACGCTCGCGGTTTGCAAAGCAAACCTTCGCTACGCACGGCGCATTTCCATCCTTGGAGTTGCCAGAGTCTTTTTTTTTCAGCCACAGGTCACTCTGAGCAAAGCGAAGAGTCTCAGCATAATCAAATAAGAGATTCTCCACTGCGTTCAGAATGACAGAAGCAAAGCCATCAAAGGAGGGCGGGGGAGGATTTCCCATACACCGCACGGCGGGCTTTATCCTGCGTCACATCCCCTTTATTATTTCCTCAATCTTCCGTGCCGATTTCTCCCAGCCGAAGCGCCGGATATTTTCATACCCTTTATTTATCAATCCGGTGCGCAGTTCCGCGGAATTACGCACACTCAGAACCTTTTCCGCTATATCCGCCGGATTCAGCGGATCGCAGTAAACAACGCTCTCCGCGCAGACCTCCCTCAGGCTTGCAGCAGGGGATGAAACAACAGGACATCCGCTTGCCTGCGCCTCAAGGGGCGGAATGCCGAAACCTTCATAAAGAGAGGGAAAGACAAATACCGACGCGGCGGCATACACAGAAGGGATGTCCGCATCATCTATATAGCCGGTGAAAAACACCCGGCTTTTCAGTTTTTCAGATCCGTTCACCATAGCAGCAACTGCGGAATCACCCGTTATGAACCCGTCCTTTTTACCCGCTATGACCAGATTCACACCCTCCATCAGATCCATAGCCCTCAGCAGAGTGATCAGATTCTTGTTCGGCTTCACATTGCCGACAAAGAGAATGTAGTCATCCGGCAGGGAATACTTTTTTATGACATCAGTGTTCCTGGCTCCGCTGAAAAGTTTTTCGTCCACTGCGTTGTAAACAACCTTTATCTTTGCCGCATCCGCCGGGCAGTATTTCAGAATCTCTGTTTTGGAA from Geovibrio ferrireducens includes the following:
- the greA gene encoding transcription elongation factor GreA — translated: MERIPITKEGFQKIKKELERLKTTERKEAVEAIAEARSHGDLSENAEYDAAKERQGMIEARIAELEGKIGRFDVIDISSLSSDKVIFGATVTVENVDTEERKTYKIVGPDEADISSGTISILSPLSRALVNKKVGDETIVQAPGGEIEYEIIEISFK
- the miaA gene encoding tRNA (adenosine(37)-N6)-dimethylallyltransferase MiaA, coding for MIIPIITGATGTGKTALAIELALRHNAEIISADAYQVYRGMDIGTAKPSGEELAAVPHHLIDILDPDQTYSAGDFFEHAEKLIDDIISRGRLPVIAGGTGLYAETLIKGIFSAPERDENFRAALEEEGGKHGFALLHERLKSVDPEFAASVPPSDKTRIIRGLEINALCKMNVREAQRVFHVNPKHKYSVFIITDERERMYARINERVVKMFDAGWADEVKNLLGCGYNENMQSFKAIGYRETAALVKGEADFPSVLASVQQKTRNFAKRQVTWFGHMDGLTKLRAGDDKNSDQLSAFIRDYWT
- a CDS encoding DsbA family protein, whose product is MKKCILAVLLLVSLAACGAQKETAKPEADVSAVMKENLGKFFTSKNMNDVTYEVEVIEPVEGVEALKFVKLTFKDAERSQEQYVFTDGKYIIPDITEVATGTGIKDKLVFKNTPPANIDLSKLTLAYGNKDAKNYIVEVSDFQCPYCRRTHEYLKEKLAGKDVAIYFMHFPLAFHPKAELYARVFEAGMAQNANFYDDLYSTTPDFDAKTDAEIIDFFAAKTADAAAFKALVNDNATVGKIAEQMQAAQAMGVSGTPALYFNGKLIGGFKPPMFDLAIETFK
- a CDS encoding DUF4416 family protein, which translates into the protein MVFGGGFREPLRVIYFNAVLYNREYFPEPDAAIVSIFGKPLFKSPEFDFSHTEYYTPEMGRPQSKYFAGYEVIDSPERLAEFKIKAVELENSLMRDGKRFINVDPGYVALEKVVAASTKNFTHRIYIGGRIYADLQLQRRKNAYQPLPWTFQDYTFPQALEFFEKMRNHLIAETAAAGSSE
- the hfq gene encoding RNA chaperone Hfq codes for the protein MMSKKVNIQDVFLNHIRKRRIAVTIYLVNGVKIEGLIKGFDNFVIILKDDSQKMIYKHAVSTIEPSEEIDEIEMA
- the xseA gene encoding exodeoxyribonuclease VII large subunit — encoded protein: MKRFTVTEITEAIKNLLEGTFRDTVTISGEITGFSVSPRGHLYFSLKDDKAKIRVAMFKNAAVSARSYTPKNGDSVEVTGELKLYESDGAYQIIARKIEYDSVGLFWQKFEETKRRLEAEGLFDEARKKNIPELPERIALITSPTGAAVTDFITTAKKTGGRFVIDIWPVPVQGKEAALPIIKALNTAGSLTQVYDAVVLMRGGGSLEDLAVFSEENVARAVAATKVPCISAVGHERDFSICDFTADLRVATPTAAAVKLSEGYAVREKEIAVYQGRLGSFMENRLNRLNQRMDFLGRRLGASSPAAKIASLKNMLGAREQKIASKMKERLFGVSRKLDTCAGVIRKHHPGIRLERMKNRTDSALRMLKTLSLDALKENKQKLELLSARLGGVSPEKALERGYALVSINNRLVRKAKDVHLEDELEIRFNDGYINTFVTGRKLSEDGNGKNPDNKRRVSKDQKRAGKAQND
- the mutL gene encoding DNA mismatch repair endonuclease MutL encodes the protein MMKEIIRLPESVSNKVAAGEVVEKPLNAVKELMENSVDAGADSISVEIEEGGLSLIRITDNGRGILKEDLPAAVERFATSKIRDIDDIWNIHSYGFRGEALAAISSVSDFSIMSAREGEGNELRVKFGAAEPLRPAPSVQGTCVAVKELFRNVPARLKFFGSPQGLEREIIRFVKQFAVFTDGVSVRVKSNSKEVFSAGRDESFLLKAKTALGVDELIYGEKEYSGVFVRMAASLPTVQRYRRDAMIVAVNGRVVKDAAVVQAVVQAYHRLIPENRYPACAVEIKVRPEDVDVNVHPAKAVVKMLNSRDIFGMVHDCVKETLDNKKNAPAGQEDTAVNVMPDWFGAEPSEQKEYFVAEARPTFDITSVMETVQEKPSYSNTYREHPQAQKPVYEERPYRIIGQAFDSLIICEMNGSVFFVDQHVAHERVLYEKFLNEKNVNIPSIVLFEPMVMEADAEELRAAEENAEDLAAFGFGLEVFGTDSLKIVRVPADILKRNIEKEIREMLSEMAECAKGRQEDSRILTMSCKCAVKAGEKLTFPEMDRIMADLLKTSNPHTCPHGRPITYSLDKETLFRKFNR
- a CDS encoding glycosyltransferase family 4 protein; the encoded protein is MKTVLAVDFRMCRASGIGTYIRNIVPFLIDSFDITLLGNPEEIRTFTWADRVKLIETSSGIYSVREQAELFRKVPRCDVFWSPHYNVPLLPLRAGKRLVTVHDAYHLAAESGIFSAVQRAYAKFVMRRAVTLSDIVLTVSEFSKTEILKYCPADAAKIKVVYNAVDEKLFSGARNTDVIKKYSLPDDYILFVGNVKPNKNLITLLRAMDLMEGVNLVIAGKKDGFITGDSAVAAMVNGSEKLKSRVFFTGYIDDADIPSVYAAASVFVFPSLYEGFGIPPLEAQASGCPVVSSPAASLREVCAESVVYCDPLNPADIAEKVLSVRNSAELRTGLINKGYENIRRFGWEKSARKIEEIIKGM
- a CDS encoding FtsB family cell division protein encodes the protein MKAGLIYFALIAGLVLYLFFGHNGVLKYRELVGLKNTYEAQIMEMDSKIRSLQKELEAIKKDKEYLELLIRKELNMRSPDEDIYIIGNEAVHSNGDNRSN
- a CDS encoding acetyl-CoA carboxylase carboxyltransferase subunit alpha, with the protein product MAAPLDFEAPIIEIENKIAEIKNMSSLSDSEMQKEMDSLQKRLERVKANIYQRLTPSQKLMVARHPERPYTLDFIKLMFTDFLELHGDRLFRDDQAIVCGMANFNDAPVMVIGHQKGRNTKENIRRNFGMASPEGYRKAQRMFDMAERFGRPVITFVDTPGAYPGIEAEERGQAEAIAKSLMVMAELTVPMITVITGEGGSGGALAIAMGNRVLMLEHSTYSVISPEGCASILWKDASYAGRAAEALKLTAQDLKELEVIDEIVNEPLGGAHRNHHQTAHTLKGVIARHLKEIKSLSPKQVFEQRYEKFRNMGVFAE